Within Hydrogenoanaerobacterium saccharovorans, the genomic segment TTTAATCCAATTTTACCGCAATAATAGCATCCAATGCAATTTTTATTTGGTCTTCTACCGCTTTTTTTACCTTATCGGTATCGGGTTCATAACCCTCTACACCCACCAACTCAAATGCGGGTGCATCGGCTGCAATGATTGCCCCAGCTTTAACGCCGTGCAGCGAAGAAACTACCAACAGGCTTGCCACTTCGTTTTCCATTGCTTTTACGCCTGCTTTTGCATACAGTTTTACAGTTGATTCGATAAAGCTCGGGTAAAACAAAGCCTGAGTAAGAACAATGCCCTTATGCACATCAACGCCGTTTTGTTCTGCGCTGTTGAGTAGAGCACACACCACATCGGTATCCGCAATTGCGGGGTAAGAGAGGGGAATCATCTTTTCGGTAACGCCCTCTTCGCGGCAGGCTGCCGTTGCAACAACAATGCTGCCCGCTGTTACCTCAGGCTGCATACCGCCGCAGGTACCAACACGAATAATCACTTTTGCCCCTGCGCGCCATAAACTTTCAAATGCAATGGCGGCGCCGCCGCAGCCCACGCCATGTGAGGTAATTGTGACAGGAACGCCCTTGTATTCGCCGATATACGTCCAGTATTCGCGGTTTTTGGCAAGGCATTTGCTGTTAGCGAGCATGCCCGCAATGCGTTCTGCACGGGCAGGGTCGCCGCAGGTGATAACACGCGGGTGAATCTCGCCCGCCGCTACTTGGATACAGGGGAACTTTTTCTGTTCAGACATAAGCTTCTCCTTACTGATAATGTTTTTTATCGCCTATTGATAGTTAAAATACGGTTAAGGTACTGTGGTTTATAATTTTTGTTATTTTAATACGCGTGCACGTTTGCGGAATTTGTTGCTTGAGAAAACAAGTGCAATGATGGTAACAATATACGGCAGTGCCATGGTGAGCTGGCTTTTGATTGCAGTACCCTGCAAAGCATTGCCGATTGCCTCTGCAAAGCCAAAGAAAAAGCTTGAGATGACCACACCAATGGGATGAGAACCCCCGAGGTTGGCGGCAGCCATTGCAAAAAAGCCGCGCCCTGCTGTTACATTTTCGGTATACAGTGTAACCTGACCGAGAGTGAGCAGTACTCCGCCCAAACCGCAGAGCAAACCGGAAAAAACAACAGCACAGATTTGAGTACGGTCGGCATTGATGCCCAACGAATTTACAGCCTGTTTGTTGATGCCTACGGCTTGCAGACGGAACCCGCTTACCGTTTTAAACAGGTAGATATACAAAAGGACAGCCATAATAATTGCGAAATAATCAAGAAAAGTAAGCCTTGCGAACATAGTGCCGATAAAGGGGATATCTTTGATAATAGGCAGCTCTATTTTGGGCAGCCCTTTGAGGCGAGGGTCGGTAAATACGCCTTTTACACCGAAAATAACATAGAGCAAAAACGTTGTCGCACCAAGCATCAGCAAGTTGATGGAGGTACCTACAACCATATCGCTTGCACGAAATTTCACCTGCAAAATACCTACAATCAGGGCTACCAGCATGCCGGAGAGTGCAGCCCCAAGTACCGATAGCAGCACACTGCCCGTATAATAATTGATGACAATTGCCATAAATGCACCTGTGAGCATCTGCCCCTCTAAGGCAATGTTAAATACCCACACCTTGCTGCAGATAGCAGAACCAAGTGCCGCATAAAGTACCGGCGTCATCATACGAATGGTGGAGTTGATGACCACTGCAATATACTCAAAATCAATGTTCATTCTGGGCACCTCCCTCTGCGGATTGGGTAAGCTTTACTTTTCGCACCTTGATGGCATGGTTGAGCAGTTTAGCAGAAACCAACAGGGTAATGACTGCCTGAATTACCATTGTAATCTCCAACGGCACATTGGTGGATCGCTCGATTGCGGCACCGCCCGTTTGAATACCGGCGAGAAAAATTGCGCAAATCACCGTACCAATGGGGTTTAAGTTTGCAATCAGTGCTGCCATCAACCCTGTCCAGGCATAGCTGGGGCTTCGCAGCATATCGTGCATATACACATGCTTTAAGCCCAGTACTTCAATCGAGCCACCGAAGGCACAAATTGCGCCCGAGCAGAACATGGTAATAAACATGACCTTGGTGCGCTTTACGCCGCCATATTCGGCAAAGCATTTATTCAACCCCCCCATACGGCTTTCGTAGCCAAAGGTGGTTTTTTTAATGATAAAAAGAATGATAACCATAACAAGGATTGCGAGAAAAAAGCCATAATGAAAGGTACTGCCTTTTACGATACCAAGGCGGGGAATCCACATGGATTTGTCGATGGTGAGGGTTTTTGCAACCAAACCATCGCCGGTATTGTCCTTGAGCGGAAACGAGACAAAATAGTAGGTGATGTAATTCGCGATGTAATTGAACATCAGTGTAGAGATAACAAGGATTACACCGAAACGGTCATCCAGCCATGCAGCAAGCAGCGCGTACAAACCGCCCGCCAGCATACCCAATGCAATTGCGATGACAGCACCGATTACACCGCGAAAAGGCAGATACAATGCCGAAACTGCGGTGACAAATCCACCAAAAATCAGCTGCCCCTCGCCGCCGATGTTAATGTAACCTGCACGCCAAGCAAATGCCGCGCCCAAACCGCATAGGATGATTGGGATTGCACGGGTAAGAGTAGCTAAAAAATAAAAGCTTGTGCCGAACCCGCCTTGAAACATGGCACCGTAAATTTCGAATATGCTTTCGCCCATCGCCAATATAATAATTGCACCGATGAGCATACCGGCAGCAATTGCGAACAAAGGCTGCCCCAGTTCGTTTATCGAGGATTTCAGCCACAGTTTTGCTGTATCTGCGTGTTTGTTGTTTTTAAGCATCCTGCTTACCTCCCATCATCAGCAGCCCCAGCTTTTCTTCGGTAGCTTCTGCTTTCGTAAATTCGCCGTTGATTTTACCGTCAAAAATAGTATAGATACGGTCGCAAAGCTCCATAATTTCAGAAAGCTCCGAAGATACCAGTAAAATTGCGCCGCCGTTTGCGCGCTTTTCAAGCAATTTGCCGTGTATAAATTCCATTGCACCAATATCTACACCGCGGGTAGGCTCTGCGGCAATCAGCAAAGGGGTGTTTTGTTCTATTTCGCGGGCTACAATCAGCTTTTGTATGTTGCCGCCCGAAAGCTCGCCCGCTTTTTGAAATAAACCGCTGTATTTAACGTCGTACCGTTGCAAAAGTTCGGTTACATAATTACGAATGATATTATTTTTTAATATTCCGTGTTTTGAAAATCGGGGTTTGTATTGATGTGCCATCAGCGCCGTTTCAGTCATGTTGGCATCTTTGGCACAGCCGTATTTATAACGGTCTTCGGGGATGCATGCGCAGCCCAAATCACGGATTTTGCTCACCGAACTTTTGACAATGTCTTTTTCAAGCAGCGTGATTTCTCCTGCATCCGCTTTATTCAGCCCGGTGATGCACTCAATCAGTTCCGACTGCCCGTTGCCCGATACACCTGCGATGCCTACAATTTCGCCTGCGTCTACATGCATCGAAAGCCCATCCAAGCATTTTTTACCTTGCTTGTCGGTAAGACGTAAATCTGTTACCGTAAGCACATTGCCTGTTGTAGGCTGCTCCGGCACCTCTTTATCAATAATTCTTCTGCCAACCATAAGGAACGAAAGCTCCTCAATGCTGGTTTCAGACGTTTTTGTCTCTTTTACAAATTTGCCCGAACGCATTACCATAACGCGGTCAGAGGCATCCATAACCTCATGTAATTTATGCGTGATAATAATGATGCTTTTACCCATGGATGCCAGCTTTTTCATTGTTTTGAGCAAATCGCTGACCTCCTGCGGGGTAAGCACCGCCGAGGGTTCATCTAAAATGATGATATCTGCATTTTGATACAGAATTTTAAGTATTTCTACACGCTGCTGCAATCCTACAGGGCAGTTTTTTATTTTTGCGCGCGGGTCAACGTCCAAAAGATATTTTTTACTGAGCTCTTGAACCAGTTTGTCAGCCGCGCTGCGGTTAAAAAACAGTGAGTTTTTTTTAGGCTCGTTGCCGTAAACGATGTTTTCAGCAACCGTAAACTCTGAAAATAGCATAAAGTGCTGCTGCACCATACCAATGCCGGCGCGAATCGCATCGTGCGGAGAACGGAATGACTGTTGTTTACCGTTTAAGTAAACTTCGCCGCAGGTTGGTTGCTCAAGTCCGTATAATATTTTCATCAAGGTAGATTTGCCGGCGCCGTTTTCACCAACCACAGCAAGAATTTCGCCCTTCTCTAGCGTAAGGTTGATGCTGTCGTTCGCCAGCACCGAGCCATACTGCTTGGTGATGCCTTTCATTTCCAATAACATACTAATCAAGCCCCTTCGTAATAGCATTGCGTCCGCCGGTGGGAACGAAACAGTAAAAACGTTAAAAAAGACGAAGAGACGGATTGTTTTATCATTCTCCGCCTCTTCGTTCCAACATAAATCTATTGCTTTGTCAGATCGAGAGGTTTATTTACCCTCCATAGGAACTTCCAATACGATCTCGCCTTTTGCAATTTTATCAGCCGCTTCTTTAACCTTAGCCACAATCTCGTCGGTAAGAACTTCAGATTGGATAGGATTTTTACCGTCTTTGGTAATGTAAAGTGCGCCAATTACATTTTCTTTTACGCCGTAGGTTTCTGGCTCCATGGTAAGCTTGCCCTCTACAAACTCGGTAACAATCTTCTCAATAACCACTGCGGTATCTTTGATTTGAGTGGTGATAATGTATTTGTTATCGGGAGAAGTTCTGTCTTCATCCTGCCCGGAGGTATAGAAGCCTTTCTCTAAAGCAGCCTCAAAGGTGCCGAAATCTGCTACTGCAGAAGCTGCATTGATAAATCCGCAGCCTGCCGCAGCCTGTTGCAAAGCAAACTCTTTTGCTTTTGCAGCATCGGTATAAGAGTTGGTGTAGTTGAACATAAACTCGGCATTGGGGCGAACCGACTTAACGCCTTCCATATAGCCCCAGCGCCATTTGTAAGAGCTTTGGCCTTCGTTTGCGTGTATAGCACCAAATTTATCGGTTTTGTTTACCAAACCTGCAATCATACCAATGAGGTATGCGCCCTCTTGTTCTTTAAATGTGATGGATTTTACATTGGGGCTGTCCGTTTCAACGTCTACCAAAACATAGGTAGCATCATCGGGGAACTCGGAGGCAACCGCATTAACGGGGTCTGCACCCTGTCCGCCTGCCACGATAATAAGGTCGTTCTGCTCTTGAACAGCGGCACGAATGTTATCTTCCCATACCGATGCATCGGCACATTCAACAATGGAGGTGGACATGCCGTACTTGGTTTTCATATTTTGGAGACCGGTTTGC encodes:
- a CDS encoding nucleoside phosphorylase, with the translated sequence MSEQKKFPCIQVAAGEIHPRVITCGDPARAERIAGMLANSKCLAKNREYWTYIGEYKGVPVTITSHGVGCGGAAIAFESLWRAGAKVIIRVGTCGGMQPEVTAGSIVVATAACREEGVTEKMIPLSYPAIADTDVVCALLNSAEQNGVDVHKGIVLTQALFYPSFIESTVKLYAKAGVKAMENEVASLLVVSSLHGVKAGAIIAADAPAFELVGVEGYEPDTDKVKKAVEDQIKIALDAIIAVKLD
- a CDS encoding ABC transporter permease is translated as MNIDFEYIAVVINSTIRMMTPVLYAALGSAICSKVWVFNIALEGQMLTGAFMAIVINYYTGSVLLSVLGAALSGMLVALIVGILQVKFRASDMVVGTSINLLMLGATTFLLYVIFGVKGVFTDPRLKGLPKIELPIIKDIPFIGTMFARLTFLDYFAIIMAVLLYIYLFKTVSGFRLQAVGINKQAVNSLGINADRTQICAVVFSGLLCGLGGVLLTLGQVTLYTENVTAGRGFFAMAAANLGGSHPIGVVISSFFFGFAEAIGNALQGTAIKSQLTMALPYIVTIIALVFSSNKFRKRARVLK
- a CDS encoding ABC transporter permease; protein product: MLKNNKHADTAKLWLKSSINELGQPLFAIAAGMLIGAIIILAMGESIFEIYGAMFQGGFGTSFYFLATLTRAIPIILCGLGAAFAWRAGYINIGGEGQLIFGGFVTAVSALYLPFRGVIGAVIAIALGMLAGGLYALLAAWLDDRFGVILVISTLMFNYIANYITYYFVSFPLKDNTGDGLVAKTLTIDKSMWIPRLGIVKGSTFHYGFFLAILVMVIILFIIKKTTFGYESRMGGLNKCFAEYGGVKRTKVMFITMFCSGAICAFGGSIEVLGLKHVYMHDMLRSPSYAWTGLMAALIANLNPIGTVICAIFLAGIQTGGAAIERSTNVPLEITMVIQAVITLLVSAKLLNHAIKVRKVKLTQSAEGGAQNEH
- a CDS encoding ABC transporter ATP-binding protein, which encodes MLLEMKGITKQYGSVLANDSINLTLEKGEILAVVGENGAGKSTLMKILYGLEQPTCGEVYLNGKQQSFRSPHDAIRAGIGMVQQHFMLFSEFTVAENIVYGNEPKKNSLFFNRSAADKLVQELSKKYLLDVDPRAKIKNCPVGLQQRVEILKILYQNADIIILDEPSAVLTPQEVSDLLKTMKKLASMGKSIIIITHKLHEVMDASDRVMVMRSGKFVKETKTSETSIEELSFLMVGRRIIDKEVPEQPTTGNVLTVTDLRLTDKQGKKCLDGLSMHVDAGEIVGIAGVSGNGQSELIECITGLNKADAGEITLLEKDIVKSSVSKIRDLGCACIPEDRYKYGCAKDANMTETALMAHQYKPRFSKHGILKNNIIRNYVTELLQRYDVKYSGLFQKAGELSGGNIQKLIVAREIEQNTPLLIAAEPTRGVDIGAMEFIHGKLLEKRANGGAILLVSSELSEIMELCDRIYTIFDGKINGEFTKAEATEEKLGLLMMGGKQDA
- a CDS encoding BMP family protein, translating into MKKFLALILALAMLATVFAGCAAKPAESTAPESSAETTPDASKAPAGKDPKDMKIILICDKIGTNPFLTQMQTGLQNMKTKYGMSTSIVECADASVWEDNIRAAVQEQNDLIIVAGGQGADPVNAVASEFPDDATYVLVDVETDSPNVKSITFKEQEGAYLIGMIAGLVNKTDKFGAIHANEGQSSYKWRWGYMEGVKSVRPNAEFMFNYTNSYTDAAKAKEFALQQAAAGCGFINAASAVADFGTFEAALEKGFYTSGQDEDRTSPDNKYIITTQIKDTAVVIEKIVTEFVEGKLTMEPETYGVKENVIGALYITKDGKNPIQSEVLTDEIVAKVKEAADKIAKGEIVLEVPMEGK